CGGCACGAAGAACGGCAAGGTCAACGTCATTCCCGGCTGGGTTGAACCCGCTGACATGGCTGAAATCAAGCGTCTCTCCGCACTGGTCGGCGTGGATATTACCCTGTTCCCGGATACCTCCGGCGTTCTCGATGCACCGCTGACTGGAGAATATTCCATGTTCCCGCAGGGCGGGGTGACTATCCCTGAACTCAAGGGGGCAGGCGATGCCATCGGCACACTGGCTCTGGGCGAGTGGTGTTCGGCAGACGCCGCGCGCTGGCTGGATTCCAAATGCAAGGTGCCGTGCACAATCCTTGATATGCCTTTCGGATTGGCTGCCACCGACCGTTTCGTCGACGTGTTGCGGACTGTGGCCGGAGTCAACGTGCCCGATACCGTAGCTCATGAGCGCGGTCAGTTGGTGGATCTCATTTCCGACATGCACCAGTACTTCTACGGCAAGAAAGTGGCCATCTGGGGCGACCCGGATCAGCTCATTGCCATGACGGAATTCCTGGTCTCCCTGGACATGCAGCCCCTCTATGTCGTCACCGGCACGCCGGGCAAGAAGTTCGAGAAGCGTATTCAGGAGATCTGTGCCGACCAGCCTTTCGAGGTCAAGGTCAAGGCCAAGGGCGACATGTTCCTGATGCACCAGTGGATCAAGAACGAGCCGGTCGACCTGCTCATCGGCAACACCTACGGCAAGTATATTGCCCGTGACGAGGATATTCCGTTTCTGCGCTGGGGCTTCCCCATCCTGGATCGCCAGGGGCACCAGTACTTCCCGACAGTCGGCTACAAGGGCGGACTTCGATTGCTCGAAAAGATGCTTGATCTTTTCCTGGATCGTAAAGACCGCGACGATTCCGAACAGACCTTCGAGCTCGTCCTCTAACATCCTGTTTCCCTGCAGCAGAGCTTTTCATCTCTGCTGCGGGGAATAACCCCCAAACCATCAAGGTGTACTCATGGAACCGACCATCGCATACGTTAACCACCCCTGTTTTGGCATCTCATCCCGCAAGAAGGTCGGTCGGATTCACCTGCCCGTTGCTCCCCGTGCCAATGCACGCATCAAGTTCGCGAGTACGGACAAGCCTTCTTCCGCCATCATGCCGGCTGATGCCCTGAATATGCTGACCCGGACGATCGAGGCGGGCAATCCAGTGGGCATCGTCGGTATTACCGGCCCCGGTGATCCCATGGCGGTACCTGAATACACGCTGGAAACATTGCGTCTGGTCCGTGAAAAATATCCGGATATGCCGTTGTGTCTGACAACGATCGGTATCGGCTGCGCCGAGTATGCCGAGGAGTTGGCAAAAGTAGGCGTGATGCATGTGTCCATACTGGTTGATGCCGTCACACCTGAAGTGGCTGACACGCTGTATGCATGGATTCGTCCCGCAAAGCACACCATGCCGCTGTCAAAGGGCGTCGAAGTCCTTCTGAACGAGCAGGCCAGGGCTGTTATCGCGCTGAAAAAGGCCGGTATCACAGTCAAGATCAATACCACTGTCTATCCCGGTTACAACGCCGGTCACGTGGAGGAGATTGCCGCGACCATGGCTGCATTGGGTGCGGATATCATGGCCATTGTTCCGTATCGTCCCGAGGCTGAATCCGTGGACGTTCCGAATGAACCCGACATGGAATTGATTGCGACCGTCTGCGATCGTGCCGCCCGGCACATGAATCTCATGCCCTTGTGGGACCAGTGCGGCGAAAAGATCGTCGGCCTCAGAGAACCCGAAGAGATGGGAAAACCTTCCGATGTCATGCCGAAGCCGACGGCAAAGCGGCCTAATGTGGCTGTTGCCAGTTCAAACGGCATGGAAGTGGATCTGCATCTGGGACATGCCTCGACATTGCTCATTTACGGGCCTCGCGAAGATGGTCTCGCCTGTCTGCTGGAGACTCGTCAGGCTCCTGACCCCGGAGCGGGTTCCTCCCGCTGGGAACAGATGGGCGTATTGCTCGAAGACTGTTTCGCCCTGCTGACCTCCAATGCGGGAGAGAAGCCGAGAAAGAATTTAAGCCGTCTGGGCGTGTCCGTGGTCATCACCGATGGAGAAGTGGAAGGGACCGTGGACATGTTGTTCGGCGGTGGCAAGAAGAAGGGCAAGTGCCGCAAGTAGCGGTTATCAAAAAAACGAAGGAGAGAATGGAATGGCTATCCCCGGAAGAATGATCATCTGTTGTCAGAGTTTTCGCGCCAAGGGCGATCCCAAAGGCATCTGTCACAAGCAGACCGACGGTTTCCTGCAATATATCGAAGAAGAAATTATCGACCGCGGTATCGACGCGCTGGTTGTCGCCACCAGTTGTCTCAAACAGTGCGAATCCGGCCCGATCATGGTTGTCCAGCCTGAGAACTGGTGGTTCAAGGGTGTCGATTCCGAAGCCGCCATTGATGAAATTCTTGATGCCCTTGAAGACGGCGAAGCCTGTGCGGACTATTTAGCCGCATAATCAGGGAAAGAGTCCGATGCCTGAAGCCGTATCCGTTTGTCCCGCAGGACATGAAGACCTTGAGAGTCTGGTTGTATTGCTCGAAACACTGTTTTCCATCGAGGAGGATTTTGTCGTCGATCAGGCAAAGCAGCGGCGCGGACTGGAACTGATGCTGAACAATGGTCGGGGATGCATCCTTGCCGCGAAAGCTGCTGACGGGACTGTCGTCGGCATGTGTTCGGGACAGTTGACGGTTTCCACGGCTGAAGGCGGCCCTGCCGTTTTGATTGAGGACGTCATTGTCCAGCAGGACTGGCAGGGCCAGGGCATCGGGACAAAGCTCATGGACGGGATCACCGCATGGGCCAGGGAAAATGAAGTGACCCGGCTTCAACTGCTTGCGGACAGGCAGAACCTCCCGGCCCTTGACTTCTACAAACATCTTGGATGGCAGCCAACGCAACTGGTCTGTCTGAGAAACCGACTGTAATGCCTGATGCATCAATTCATGAGGGGAAGATATGAGTACTACTATATTGGAAGAAAGAAAGGACCAGATCCACAGGACAGGTGAGGGCGATACCGACATCGCCTGCAACCGGGAGTCACTGGCGGGTGCGGTCAGTCAGCGGGCCTGCGTCTTTTGCGGCTCCCGTGTGGTGCTCTACCCCATAGCCGACGCCCTGCACCTGGTGCATGGCCCCATCGGCTGCGCGGTGTATACATGGGATATCCGCGGCGCGCTCTCCAGCGGCCCGGAATTGCACCGCCTTTCATTCTCCACGGATCTGCAGGAACTGGATGTTGTCTTCGGCGGCGAGAAAAAATTGGCAGCCGCTCTGGACGAACTTATCGACCGGCACAGCCCCAAGGCGGCCTTTGTCTATTCGACGTGCATTGTCGGTCTCATCGGTGACGATTTGGAAGCGGTTTGCCGAAAAATGTCCGAGGAAAAGGGTATCCCCGTTCTGCCGGTGCAGTCCGAAGGATTCAAGGGAAGCAAACGCGAGGGATATCTTGCGGCATGCAAGGCCATGTTCAAGCTCGTCGGAACGCGTGAGACGACCGGCATATCGCCTGTTTCCATCAATATTCTCGGTGACTTCAATCTGGCCGGAGAAATCTGGATCATTCGCGAATATTTCGAGCGCATGGGCGTCGAGGTCGTGGCCAACGTGACGGGCGACGGACGTGTCGATGATATCTGCCGCTGCCATGGCGCGGCGCTCAACCTCGTGCAGTGTTCCGGCGCGACCCTCGATCTCGCCAAGATGATGGAAGAAAAATACGGCACACCACACCTTCGGGTTTCCTATCTCGGCATTGAGGACATGGCGGATTCCCTCTATCAGGTCGCTGATTTCTTCAAGGACAAAGATCCCGGCATTGTCGCGCGGACCGAAGCATTGGTGCGCGAGGAATTGCAGAAGCTGATGCCGGAGCTTGCCCGTTATCGCAAGGATCTCGAAGGCAAGAAGGTCGCCATGTACGTGGGCGGTTCCTTCAAGGCGTTCTCTCTGCTCAAGGCATTTCGTCATCTCGGCATGAAGGTCGTCATGGTCGGCTCCCAGACCGGGACCAAGGAAGACTATGCCGAACTGGAACAGATTGCCGATCCCGGCACGATCATCGTGGATGATGCCAACCCGTTGGAACTGTCTCAGTTCATCAAGGAAAAGGACGTGGATATTTTTGTGGGCGGCGTGAAAGAACGTCCCATTGCCTTCAAACTCGGCGTGGGGTTCTGCGATCATAATCACGAACGCAAAGAGGCTCTGGAGGGATTTGTCGGCATGCTCAATTTTGCCCGTGAAATTCATTCCTCGGCCATGTCCCCGGTCTGGCAGTTCGCGCCGCGTCGCGCCAACCGTATAACTGTCGAGAAAAAGGAGGCCGTCAATGAGTAAGGTGATCACCAAGGCTTCCAAGCCGAATTATGTGTCCACCACCAACGCCTGCAAACTGTGCACGCCGCTCGGAGCCTCCATGGCTTTCCGGGGCGTCGAAGGGGCCATCCCGTTCCTGCATGGTTCCCAGGGCTGCGCGACCTACATGCGTCGCTACGTTATTTCGCATTTTCGTGAGCCGGTGGATATAGCTTCCTCGGCTCTGGGGGAAAAGCAGGCGGTCTATGGCGGCGGTGTGAACCTCAAGAAAGGTGCACTCAATGTCATGAAGAAATACGAACCCAAGCTCATCGGTGTGGCGACCACCTGTCTGACCGAGACTATCGGTGACGATGTTCCCATGATCCTGAAGGAGTTCTTTGACGAATTCAGCGACCTTGATCTGCCGGAAATCGTGCATGTTTCCACCCCCAGTTACAACGGTACCCACACCGACGGCTGGCACGGTGCGGTCCGTTCTCTTGTGGAACAGTTGTGTACAACCAGGGCTGCAGACGCCGAGCGGGTGAACATTCTGCCCAACATGGTGTCCTGCGAAGACGTTCGGCATTTGCAGGATATCTGTCGCGATTTTGGTATCGGAGCAACGATCTTGCCCGATATTTCAGAAACGCTCGATGGCCCGGCTCTGGAGGATTATGTGAAGATTCCTTCGGGCGGCACGACATTGAACGAGATCAGGGAAATGTCCGGTTCCAGGGCGACCATCGAGTTTGGCCGCTGTTTGCCAAAGCATACAGGAGGCACGAGTCTGCAAACTGCTTTTGGTGTGAAAAATCATCGTATCGGTCTGCCCATGGGCTTGCGCGAATCGGATCGTTTCTTTGAAACCCTCGAAGATATTACCGGCGACTCTATGCCGCAGCGGTATGAATTGGAACGCGGTCGACTGGTGGACGCTTATGTGGACGGGCATAAATACGTGTTCGGCAAACGGGCAGTTGTCTACGGCGAAGAAGATCTTGTCGCCGGACTTTGTGCTTTTTTGGCCGAGATAGGTGTGGATGTCGTGCTCGCAGGTACGGGGTCACGCAACAAGGGACTCGAAGCCGCCATCGCTTCGGTCACGAACGGTGTGGCCCGTATGGCTCCTCAGGTGCGGGAGGGAGTGGATTTTCATGATATCGCCGAAGAAGCAGCGGCCCTGAAACCCGACCTGCTTATCGGGCATTCCAAAGGGTATCGTTACGCCAAGGAATGGAACATCCCAATTATCCGTGTCGGTTTCCCCATTCATGACCGATTCGGAGGCCAGCGCATCCTGCATCTTGGCTACAAAGGTGCGCTCAACTTGTTTGACATGATCGTCAACGCGGTCATCGAGAAGAAACAGTCTGATAGCGATATCGGTTACGGCTACATATAAAGACAGGAGAGCATCATGACGAAAGACACCACCAAGCACCCATGTTTCAATAAGGAAACCGCAGGAAGTTGCGGTCGAGTTCATCTCCCGGTCGCACCGAAATGCAATATTCAGTGTAATTACTGCAATCGCAAGTATGATTGCGTGAACGAGTCCCGGCCCGGTGTGACCAGTGGCATTCTCAAGCCGTATCAGGCCGCCGAATACATGGACAAGGTACTGGCGAAAGAACCCCGTATCACTGTGGCGGGTATCGCTGGTCCCGGTGACCCTTTTGCCAATCCCGCCGAAGTGCTTGAAACCATGCGTCTGCTCAATGAGAAACACCCGCACCTGCTGTTCTGCCTGTCCAGCAATGGTATGGGTATCTTGCCATATCTCGATGACATTGCCGCACTTGGTGTGTCTCATGTGACGATCACCATGTCTGCCGTGGACCCGGTTATCGGAGCGAAAATATACGCCTGGGTCAAGGACGGCAATGTTGTTTATCGCGGTGAACAGGGTGCCAAGATTCTGCTTGAGCGCCAGCTTGCGGCTATCAAGGGCCTCAAGGAACGGGGTATTACGGTCAAGGTCAATTCCATCATTATCCCCGGCATCAACGATGAACACATCGTCGAAGTCGCTCAAGTCGCCGCAGAACTCGGCGCGGATATCCAGAACATGATCCCGATCAAGCCTACGGCTGACACGCCTTTTGCCGGAATTCCAGAACCCGGCAAGGAGACGGTATTGCCGTTGCGTAGGGAAGCTGGTGTGTTTATCGAGCAAATGACTCATTGCAAGCGGTGCCGGGCGGATGCTGTTGGTCTGCTGGGTGATGACCAGTCCGCATCTCTGTGCGGCACGCTTCGGGCGTGTTCCAAACTCAAGCCTCTGGATGTGGAAATGGCCCGTCCTTATGTGGCTGTCGCCACCCGCGAGGGCATGCTTGTCAATCAGCACCTGGGTGAGGCCAAGGGTTTTCAGATATGGGGTGAAGCAGATGGCGCATTCCGTCTGGTCGAAGACCGTCAGGCTCCCAAATCGGGTTGCGGTCCTCAGCGTTGGACCGATCTCGCCACAACACTCAAGGATTGTCGCGCGGTCCTGGTTGCCGCTGTGGGTGAAACTCCCCAGATGCTTCTCGAAGAGCATGGCGTCAAAACCCATGTCGTGAACGGCTTTATCGAAGACGGCCTCCGGGCTGTGTACCATGGAGGTGATTTGGCATCGCTGAAGGGTCGACGAAGCGGTATCGGTGGTGCGTGCTGCACTGGCACCGGGACAAGCTGCGGGTAGGAGACTCCCCGATATATGCATACAAGAAGCCCCGCCGGTTATGAACCGGCGGGGCTTCTTTCGTGGGGTGGGAGGTATGTCGGAGAATTATGCTTTGGCTTCTTTCATGCGTCTGAGTCGAGCACGGCCTTCGGCTATCATTGATTCAAGGCCGTGTTTTTTTACCCGGTAGCCCATCTGGCGGGCGCTCAACCCCAGTGCTTCCGCGGCTTTGTATTGCAGCCATCCACTTCGTTCCAGTGCGGCCATGACTTCATTACGTTCAACGTCTTTGAGGGACGTCCCGTGAGAGGGCATGTTTTCATTGGATCGAGTGCCCTCCTGCACGGCAGCTGTCTGACCCGGAGCGAGATATGATTTGAGAAATTCCAGACTTATCCGTTCAGAATCTGACATGATGACAAGTCGTTCGATGAGGTTTTGCATTTCACGAACATTTCCAGGCCAGTCGTAGCGGATCAGCGCATCCAGTGCTGTAGCGGTGAAGTGGATGGAACGACCATAATCATCGGCCATCTTGTGCAGGAAATGATTGAGCAGGCCGGTAATGTCTTCCTTGCGTTCTCTTAGTGCCGGAACACGCAGGGGGAAAACGTTCAGGCGGTAGTATAGGTCGAGGCGGAACTCTCCGCGTTCAACAAGATCGCCGAGGTCCCGGTTGGTAGCGGCAAGGATGCGGACGTCAATGGTTCTTGTCCGGTTGGAGCCGAGGCGTTCCAGTTCCTTGTCCTGCAGGACTCGCAACAGTTTCGCTTGG
The genomic region above belongs to uncultured Pseudodesulfovibrio sp. and contains:
- the nifK gene encoding nitrogenase molybdenum-iron protein subunit beta, whose amino-acid sequence is MLLRHTPEEVAERKALMINPAKTCQPIGAMYAALGIHGCLPHSHGSQGCCSYHRSTLTRHYKEPIPAATSSFTEGASVFGGQSNLVQAIDNIFTVYEPDVIAVHTTCLSETIGDDLKQIRDKAMKDGKIPEGKTVIGAPTPSYVGSHVTGFSSMVKAMAELAEPTGTKNGKVNVIPGWVEPADMAEIKRLSALVGVDITLFPDTSGVLDAPLTGEYSMFPQGGVTIPELKGAGDAIGTLALGEWCSADAARWLDSKCKVPCTILDMPFGLAATDRFVDVLRTVAGVNVPDTVAHERGQLVDLISDMHQYFYGKKVAIWGDPDQLIAMTEFLVSLDMQPLYVVTGTPGKKFEKRIQEICADQPFEVKVKAKGDMFLMHQWIKNEPVDLLIGNTYGKYIARDEDIPFLRWGFPILDRQGHQYFPTVGYKGGLRLLEKMLDLFLDRKDRDDSEQTFELVL
- a CDS encoding radical SAM protein, which produces MEPTIAYVNHPCFGISSRKKVGRIHLPVAPRANARIKFASTDKPSSAIMPADALNMLTRTIEAGNPVGIVGITGPGDPMAVPEYTLETLRLVREKYPDMPLCLTTIGIGCAEYAEELAKVGVMHVSILVDAVTPEVADTLYAWIRPAKHTMPLSKGVEVLLNEQARAVIALKKAGITVKINTTVYPGYNAGHVEEIAATMAALGADIMAIVPYRPEAESVDVPNEPDMELIATVCDRAARHMNLMPLWDQCGEKIVGLREPEEMGKPSDVMPKPTAKRPNVAVASSNGMEVDLHLGHASTLLIYGPREDGLACLLETRQAPDPGAGSSRWEQMGVLLEDCFALLTSNAGEKPRKNLSRLGVSVVITDGEVEGTVDMLFGGGKKKGKCRK
- a CDS encoding (2Fe-2S) ferredoxin domain-containing protein, coding for MAIPGRMIICCQSFRAKGDPKGICHKQTDGFLQYIEEEIIDRGIDALVVATSCLKQCESGPIMVVQPENWWFKGVDSEAAIDEILDALEDGEACADYLAA
- a CDS encoding GNAT family N-acetyltransferase — translated: MPEAVSVCPAGHEDLESLVVLLETLFSIEEDFVVDQAKQRRGLELMLNNGRGCILAAKAADGTVVGMCSGQLTVSTAEGGPAVLIEDVIVQQDWQGQGIGTKLMDGITAWARENEVTRLQLLADRQNLPALDFYKHLGWQPTQLVCLRNRL
- the nifE gene encoding nitrogenase iron-molybdenum cofactor biosynthesis protein NifE, giving the protein MSTTILEERKDQIHRTGEGDTDIACNRESLAGAVSQRACVFCGSRVVLYPIADALHLVHGPIGCAVYTWDIRGALSSGPELHRLSFSTDLQELDVVFGGEKKLAAALDELIDRHSPKAAFVYSTCIVGLIGDDLEAVCRKMSEEKGIPVLPVQSEGFKGSKREGYLAACKAMFKLVGTRETTGISPVSINILGDFNLAGEIWIIREYFERMGVEVVANVTGDGRVDDICRCHGAALNLVQCSGATLDLAKMMEEKYGTPHLRVSYLGIEDMADSLYQVADFFKDKDPGIVARTEALVREELQKLMPELARYRKDLEGKKVAMYVGGSFKAFSLLKAFRHLGMKVVMVGSQTGTKEDYAELEQIADPGTIIVDDANPLELSQFIKEKDVDIFVGGVKERPIAFKLGVGFCDHNHERKEALEGFVGMLNFAREIHSSAMSPVWQFAPRRANRITVEKKEAVNE
- a CDS encoding nitrogenase component 1, translating into MSKVITKASKPNYVSTTNACKLCTPLGASMAFRGVEGAIPFLHGSQGCATYMRRYVISHFREPVDIASSALGEKQAVYGGGVNLKKGALNVMKKYEPKLIGVATTCLTETIGDDVPMILKEFFDEFSDLDLPEIVHVSTPSYNGTHTDGWHGAVRSLVEQLCTTRAADAERVNILPNMVSCEDVRHLQDICRDFGIGATILPDISETLDGPALEDYVKIPSGGTTLNEIREMSGSRATIEFGRCLPKHTGGTSLQTAFGVKNHRIGLPMGLRESDRFFETLEDITGDSMPQRYELERGRLVDAYVDGHKYVFGKRAVVYGEEDLVAGLCAFLAEIGVDVVLAGTGSRNKGLEAAIASVTNGVARMAPQVREGVDFHDIAEEAAALKPDLLIGHSKGYRYAKEWNIPIIRVGFPIHDRFGGQRILHLGYKGALNLFDMIVNAVIEKKQSDSDIGYGYI
- a CDS encoding radical SAM protein, producing MTKDTTKHPCFNKETAGSCGRVHLPVAPKCNIQCNYCNRKYDCVNESRPGVTSGILKPYQAAEYMDKVLAKEPRITVAGIAGPGDPFANPAEVLETMRLLNEKHPHLLFCLSSNGMGILPYLDDIAALGVSHVTITMSAVDPVIGAKIYAWVKDGNVVYRGEQGAKILLERQLAAIKGLKERGITVKVNSIIIPGINDEHIVEVAQVAAELGADIQNMIPIKPTADTPFAGIPEPGKETVLPLRREAGVFIEQMTHCKRCRADAVGLLGDDQSASLCGTLRACSKLKPLDVEMARPYVAVATREGMLVNQHLGEAKGFQIWGEADGAFRLVEDRQAPKSGCGPQRWTDLATTLKDCRAVLVAAVGETPQMLLEEHGVKTHVVNGFIEDGLRAVYHGGDLASLKGRRSGIGGACCTGTGTSCG